Within Petrotoga sp. 9PW.55.5.1, the genomic segment TACTTCTAAATACCTTTGAAATAATGACTTTTCTGCATCTTCTACAAACAATCTTCCATAGTATTTATCACTATTATGATTTTTAGAAATATTGTTAACCCTTTGAAATGCAATTATAAAATTCTGAAATTCTTCTTTTTTGAAATATTTGTCTAAGCTTTTAGCAGCCAAATAAGCCCTTAAAGGCTTAAATGAATTAATTAAAACGGAATTTGTTGATTCTTTAATTATATTCTCTTTTTCTAGAATTGTTTCTAATCTGTTGGCAATAAAATCTCTTAACTTATTATCTTCAAGTGAAATTGAGATATTATTTTTCCCACTTTCATTATAAATTTCTTGTGACAATCTAAAAAGATATTCAAGATCTAAATCCCATTCAAAAGAAAGTAATATCCTCAAAATCCCAAAAACTTTCCTTCTCAAAGCAAAAGGATCTTTGGATCCCGATGGAACTTTACCAATACCAAAATAACCTACAATATCATCGATCTTATCCGCTAAAGATACTATATTTGCAATTAAGTTAGTTGATATTTCATCATTTTCAGAAAGTGGTTTGTAATGCTCTTGTGCAGTTAAATAAATATCTTCTTCTTCGCCTTTATGTTTCAAATAAATTCTTCCCATAACTCCTTGTAATTCGGGAAACTCATAAACAACCTTTGAAGGTATATCTATTTTACACAAAATTCCAGCTCTTTTAACTAATTCCAAATCTTTTATTCCAAGCTTCTCTGCAATTTTTATAGATAATTTTGAAATTCTTTCACACTTTTCTTTATAACTTCCAAGCCCTTCTTGATACATAATATCTTTGAGTTGCTCGAGTCGACTTTCTATATCTACTTTTAAGTCATCTTCATAATAAAAAGCGGCGTCATCTAACCTAGCGTTTATAACTCTGCTATAACCGTTGATTACATTTTTTTCACGGTCTAAACCATCTTGAAAGGCTATATATTTATTTGTTATAATACCGTCTTTCATAGCAACGAAACTTCTCTGATGATGTTTTACCGTGGCAACTACAATTTCTTGTGGTAAAGATAAGTACTTTCCTTCAAAAGTTCCAACGATTCCTTGTGGAAATTCCACCATCTTCGCTATCTCTTCAACTAAATCTTTATGTTCTTCTATAGAAACCTCTATATCGTTTTTTTCTTGCAATTCTTTTATTTCTCTTTCTATCAATTCTATTCTTTCTTCATATGAAGGTATAACATAATTTCTTTTTAAATTATCAAAAAAAGTTTCAGGAGTATGAACTAATATCTCCTCTCCAAAAAAACGATGACCATAACTCTTTTTTGAAGCCATTTTTCCGAACAATTCCAAATCTATGATTTCATTGTTATATATAGCCATTAACCAATGAACTGGCCTCACAAATGAATATTTCCCTGTACCCCATTTCATACTTTTTTTGAAGGTCATTTTGTTTATTATTTCTGATATGATCTTTTTCAATATGATTTTCGTTGGTTCGCCTTTTCTTATTAATTCTATATATGCATACTCACAATTATTAAACCATTTGAATTGAACTTCTTCTACTTTTACTCCTGAACTCTTCGCAAAACCTTCAAGTGCTTTTGTGGGTTTTTCGTTTTTATCAAAACAAATATTTTTTGGAGGACCTTTTCTTTCATCTTTTTTATCAGGTTGTTTATCAGGTAATCCTACAATATAAGCACCAAATCTTCTGGGAGTTATAAATATTCTTAAAGATAAAAAAGTAATCCCATTCATTTCAAAAGAATTTTTCAATCCTTCTTCTAGTTGAGTTCTTATACTGTCAAATTCAGTAGGAGGTAAGTCTTCAACGCCTAATTCAAAAATTACTTTATTCAACGTCGATTACCTCCTCTTCCAGACTCTCTATATATAATTTTGCACAGCTCTTGGCCATATTTCTTATATCTAAAATATATTGGTGCCTTTCATTAACTCCTATAGCATTTCTTGCATCTAATAAATTGAAAACATGCGCAGATTTTGCTAAATAATCGTACCCAGGAAGATACAATCCTTTTGTTATAAGAGATTGAAACTCTCTTTTGTAAGTATAATATAGATTTTTAAGCATTTCAGTATCTGCTATCTCAAAATTATAAATAGAGAACTGTCTTTCATTCTCTTTATATATTTCTTTGTATTTTACATTTTTATTCCACATAGTTTCATAAACGTTATCTACCCCTTGGAGATACATAGCTATCCTTTCGATACCGTATGTTAGTTCAACAGGTATAAAAGTTAATGGCACCCCGCCCATTTGTTGAAAATAGGTAAACTGGGTAATCTCCATCCCATCAAGCCACACTTCCCAACCTACGCCCCAAGCACCTAAAGTCGGTGATTCCCAATTATCTTCGACAAATCTAATATCATGTTCTTTAGGAGAAATTCCTAAAGATTTTAAAGAATTTATATAGATGTTTTGAATATTTTCAGGAGATGGTTTAATTACTACTTGGTACTGATAAAATCTTTGCATTCGGTTAGGATTTTCACCATACCTACCATCTGTTGGCCTTCTGCAAGGCTGTGCATAAGCTACTTTCCACTCATTTTCTCCAAAGGACCTAAAAAAAGTGGCGGGACTGTACGTCCCTGCCCCCATTTCTAAATCATACGGTTGATCTATGACACATCCAAAATCAGACCAAAATTTTTCTAAATTTATAATCACTTCTTGAATGTACAAAAGTTATTCCTCCATTTCTTAACTATAATAACAAATTGTGAACCTTTATTCAACAGAGATTAGTAAAGGATAATGCCTTTGCCCACCTTCGTGTATCTCAATTTCTATATCTGCAAATTTTTGTGTTAAATTTTTTACTAATTGATCGATTTTTTCTTTCTTTGCTCCTTCTCCGTATATAATTGTAACCATCTGATATCCTTTTTTAATAAGTTCTTCCAAACCTTTTTCGACTTCTTTGTAGATGTTTTTACTATGAGATTTTAACTCCTTCCCAATAAATAATAGATACTCGCCTTTTTTTATTTTTTCACCATTTACAACAGAATCTCTTACAGCATAAGTTACTTCGATAGGAACAACTGACCTAATATATTCCGTCATGGATTCAGTTAATTCTTCACTATCCATACTATCATTAAATCCTAACATTGCACTTATCCCTTCTTGAATATGTTTTGTAGGTAAAACTAAAACTTCTTTATCTGTTAATTCTTTTGCCTTTTCTGCTGCCACAATAATATTAGGATTGTTGGGCAGCACGATAGCCTTTTTTTGGGATAATTTATTAATAGCATTAGAAATATCCTTTACACTGGGGTTAGTTGTCTGTCCTCCAAAAATAATCTCGTCTACTCCCAAACTTTTAAAAATATTAGATATTCCTTTCCCTGGAGAAATAGCAACTATACCCCATTTTTTATTGTTTTTATTATTGAGATTAGATACTTTAGCTTGTTGAATATCGTTAGATTTTTTTTCTTTTTGCCCCTCAATAACATGCTCATGCTGAGCTTTCATATTATCAATTTTTGTCTTAATTAGTTCTCCGTATTCCAAAAATTTTTCAAAGACCAAACCTGGATGATTTGTATGAACGTGTAATTTCAATATTTCTTCTTGATTAACCAAAACAATAGAATCTCCAATACTTTCCAAAAAACCTTTTAGTTCTTCTAAAATTCTCTTTTGAACTGGTCTCTTATTAAATTTTACAATCGCCTCTGTACAATACTGAAAAGTTAACTCCTCATAAGCTATTTCTGCTATCTCTTCAGGAGAAGCTTCTTCTAATCTTTCTATTTCTATTTCTATATCTCCATGAATTGCATCATTTATACCTTTAATAATGTAGGCAAAGCCTTTCGCACCCGCATCAACAACATTAGAATCACGTAATTTTTTTAAATATTTAGGTGTTTCATTTACTATTTCAAATGAGTATTTAGTCATTGTTTCAAAAAAAAGGAGAAAATCTTTTTCATCTTTCATGGTCTCTTCCATCTGTTCCGATAATCTTCTTATAAGAGTAAGCATAGTTCCTTCAACAGGTTTCATAACTGCTTTATAAGCCAGTTCCCTTGCATTTTGAAGAGCTTTTAAAAAATCTTGAGTGTTAATCCTTTTCTTTTTTTCTAAAACCTCCGTCATACCTCTAAATATTTGTGAAAGAATAACTCCAGAATTACCTCTGGCACCTAATAAAAGACCTCTTCTTAATGCTTCCATCATAGATTTCATATCATCTTTATCTTCTACTTCATCCATACTTTTGCATGCCTCGAGCATACCTGCTAACATATTTGTTCCAGTATCTCCATCGGGAACCGGAAAAACATTTAACGCATTTATTTCATCTCTGTTCTTAGATAATTCTTCCGTACCTTTTTTTAGCGCTATATACAAATCTTTAGCATACAAAAATCTCTGCATTGAATTACACCTTCTCTCAATATTTCAATCCAGATATGCTCACATTCACTTTAATATTGTTGAAATTTAACATGGATTTTACTCTATGATGAACATTTTCTTGTATATTTTGAGCAACTTTTTTTATAGGTAAACCGTATTCAAGCACAAGGTAAAGCTCAACAGTAACACTTTCTTCATCTTCTAAAATATTAATTCCTCTGTCTTCACTTTTTGACCACAGACTCGATATTCTATCAAAAAAACCTTGCTTCCCAGTGATTTCAACGGCTCCATAAGATTCAATAACCGCTTTATAAACTAATTCTTTGATTACTTCGCTTTTAACATCAATGGTTCCAAATTCCGTTTCCATTAACATGAGGTTCACCTCCATTATTTAATGTTTTTTACTGAAGTTAAAATTGCAGACATATACCCAACAACACTTTCAAAATCTCCGCTTCTTTCGCCGCTAGTAACATGCTCAATTATTTCTATATCATTAAATCCCATGTATAGCAAAGTTGAGATAGGTCCATAACCACACATAGTTATTTTGTATGTTTTAATTGTATCATAAATACCTTCTATATCCATATTTTTTATTTTTTCTATAACTTTTTGGTCTTTTTTTAAAGTGGTTTCGTGACTTTCATAATGATTCATATCAGATGAGGCGACTATTAAATCACCATCTGAAATTATCTCTCTTAAAACTTGCCCGATTTTTTTTGCGGCAGAATTCGATTGATCCATCATACATATTGGAATGATTTTAAAGTTATTATCCATGACATATTGAATAAAAGGCAACTGAACTTCCAAAGAATGTTCTTGTAGATGCCCAATTTCATCATTAGGTATATTTAAAGCTTTTGAAATATATTTAGAGATTTCACCATCAACTTGCACTTTACCAAAAGGAGTTTCCCAAGACCCTTCAGGAAAAATTGATATAGGTAAACCCATACCTGTATGGTTAGGACCTAACAGAAAGACACGTTTTACAACGCCTCTTTCAAAGACTTTTTTAAACGCTTTAGCAGCAGTTTCGCCTGAGTATATGTACCCAGCATGAGGTACTATTATTCCTATAGGAGGAATTAAAGTATTTCCGTTAACTTTAAAACTTTCCCCATAAAAATCCCTTACAACTCTTTTCAACTCTTGCAGATTTGATGGATAAAAAAATCCCGCTACCACCGGTTTTCTTTCCATATACTCTCACCTAAAAATAATCTTCAAATTGAGGCCCATTTAAAACTTCTACGTTAATTATAATAAACAAATCGTAAATATTTTCTGTTTTATTATATGACGTAAACAACTTCCCAACCACCGGTATATCTTTCAAAATAGGTATCCCAGTTTTATTTTCGACTACACTTGTAAAATTTAAACCACCTAGTTTAATAAAACCACCATTTGGTATTATAAAATGACTACTTATACTTCTTTCATCCACAATATTTTTTTCTTCGCTTTTTAACTCACTAATACTTATTTGTAACTGAGTATCAACTACATCTGTTATATTATCGTAACTTCCATATATTTTCATCACAAATCCCGATTCAATTTTTGAAATTATCTTCCCATCTTCATCAAACACAGGAACTGATAATACAGATTTTATGGAGGCTTCTTTCTCTTCGTTAACATAAATCACCGGTTTAGATATCAAAGAAGCGGAATCTTTACCATTTCTAATTATACCATCAAACTGTTTAGTTAGTAGATAAAGTTCTTCTATAGTAAATCTATCAATATTCTGCCCTGAAAAAAGAAATACTTCGTATTTCAGCAACTTTTTTTGTTCAAAAAATCTATATGTATTCTCTCCTATTTTTTCATACATTACATCTTGTGTAACTAAGTATGGTTGTAAAGAGTGCATATCTATATCAAAATTGTTAATGTATAATTCTTTATCATTTTCAAAATCTGATATAACGTTTATAGATTCGATTTCGGCAATTAATGAGATTAATTCTTTTAGAGTAATTTTAACTTTAGTATCTTTAGAATCAATCACATTAAAAATATTTTGAACGAATTCTTTTTGGTTTTCTTCATATTCCAAAAGATAGAGAACATTATTTTCGAGAATCGAAACTTTTGAAAATTTTATCTTTTCTTCTATAAATATTTTATCAAAAAAATCGGTCATTTTAACTGGTATAGAAACAATTTCTTTCTTTATCGTAGCTTCAGGGGTCACTTTTTTTTCTTCAGAAAGTTTGACATCTTCCTCTATACTTGTTTTGGTATTTATAATTCTAATAACTCCATCAACTAAACTAAGAGTTTCTTTATCTGCTTGGATGAAATAATTATTATCATCCAATTTATACACTCTAACAGGAAAGATATCACTCAAAAAAGAAAGATCATATTCCGAAATAAAAACCTCATAACTTTCTTCGATTTCTTTCTCATTTTTTATAGTTTTTTCATCCTTTTCTATATTCTCATCTATTTCTACCAAAGAAGTTGAAGGAGTAAAAGTAGAAATAGAATCCAAATACTCTAACAGTTGGTCGATCTTTTCCTTCTGACTTTCTTTGGCTAGAATTGCATATTGATTTCCATCGAATAACACAACCTTACAATTAAAAAGTTCTTTTAAACTAGTAAGATCATATTTTGATTCTAAAAGAATAAGAACATCTTCCTCTAATTGACTGTTATGTATTTTTGAATGATCAAAAATTATCGAATTTAAAGTACTTTCGTCAGTTGCTACAGCATTTTCAGAACTAATTTTCTCTATATTTTCTATAAACAAAGGTAGATCATTTTCAAAAAGATATGAATTTTTGCCTAATAAAAGAGTGTTTTCATCATAAAAAGTAGTATTTAGAGAATATACTTCTGCTAACATTCTAAGAAAATATTCTACACTTATTTTTTTAGAGTTCACTGATAGGGTTGCATCTGGAATTTCATCGGTTTTTATCCAATTCCATCCAACATAGTTAAAAATCATTTCAATAGCATCATTTAATTTTATTTTTTCAAAACTGACTTTTTGCGAAGTTACAGGTAGATACCCATAAAATGTAATTTTATCTTTTTTTACCTCTACATTTTTCATTGGGTATAAGAATTTTATAGTTAAAGTATCTTTGGAAGAAGAGATTTCTTTCATTGGGCCTTTGTTTATTTTGTATGAGGATTGCTCAAATTCTTGAGAGTCAAAAATTAATTTATAAATGGTTTTATTATCGTTAGAGAATATTTGAAAGACATTTTCAGATTCAAAGTAAAGTATATTCGAATTAGACGATATATCATAATCAATATAAAAAGCAAAAAAACTAGCTGGCAATATAAAAATTATATATAAAAATAAAATTAAAAATCTTTGATATTTTACTAGAAAATTGCACATAAATTCTTCTCCTTTGTTAAAATTAAGATTCCGTCTTCAAATACTTCTAAAACCTGATCTTCCCCAATTTTATCTCCAACAGACACCTTTAACAATTCATCAAAATAATAAAGAAATCCAACCTTTTCTCCTTTTTCGTTTTGGTAATAACCTGAAAATTCAATTCCTGACTTATCATATTTTGAAATAATTTCTTTTTCATTCCAAAGATCATTCAATTCAATTTTAAAGCTGTTGAAAATAGAAGTATTTTGAAAAAAAGATGATGAAAGTTGAGTTTTAACCGCAATATGTTGAAATTGTGGTTTAGAAAAATATACAGAAAAAGTAAAATCATCTGGAAGATCAAAAAAATACTCTGTGTTTCTACTAAGATTGAGATTTTCTATTAAAAGTTGAGAATGTAATATTTCATCAAATTTTTCTTGCAATACTTTCGAAGAAAAATTGTCATTGATATCCATGGCGCTTTTAATCTTCAATTCTAAACTAGAATTAGAATTAGATATTTCATAATTTCTTATGAATAAAATCCCAATGAGTAATAGGGTAATTAAAATTAAATAAGGTTTCATTTTTCTTCACTTCCTAATTCAATTCTTTAATCTCTAAAATCAAAAAGTATTTGTCTTCTATTCTAACCTTTGTGATTTCTGTCAATGAATATTTACTCGTTATCGTTTCTGAAGCGGACATTATTTTAGCAACTTTTGCATATAAACCATAATTATAAGAATAATTAAATTCTATAATCTTGAAATCATTGTTATCTAGAAAAATTAAGAAATCATATAATTTTTCTCTTTGAGTTGAAACTCTACTAATATAATTAGTATAACTATAATTTAACTGACTCCCAAACTGTTTGATAGCTAAAAAGTCTTGATGTTTTCTAAAGATTTCAAAAAATAGAATTATAAAAAGAAATATTAAGACTAGTAAAAGCAAAATTTTAAGAATTTTTCTCACGTTAGATTCTAATAAAAACATCTTTTTTATCCTCCAAACTGTTCAAAGCCAACCTTATTAATTCATTGTTGTTATAGAAATATTCATTTTTTTCAACAACTTCCCGAGCTGAATATGCAAATTCACTATCTCTGATAAATTCATAATTATTATGTTCACTTCCTATTATGTACCTTCCTTCTGGGAATTCTAAGACTTTTTTTAGAAAAATCGACTGAACCGGTAAAAGAATATCAAACAAAATTGATCTTTTCCATTTTTTATAATATTTCTTGTTGATTATCAGAAAATAATCTTTTTGAGAAGAATATATCTTTTTAAAAACGATTTTATTAGAAGATAACTCTTCAAAATATGTTTTCCTCAATTGAAATTCATTTTCAAAGGGTTTAATAAAACAATCCATATGACTTATAGCTACACTTTTACCCTTGAATTTGAAATTGATTATATCATTTTTATTATTTTTAATTTTCAAATTCACCTACCTAGAAATATCATTTTTTAGGATTAGTTAGTATACCAGTAACCGGAACAACATTAAAAATAGTTTCTCCTTCAGAATTTATAATTTTTCCTCCAGGGGTTATAATTTTCCCTTCATACCACCAAAGAGCTTCTCCTGATTCTCCTGTTACGTAGTACTTAATATCGTT encodes:
- the glyS gene encoding glycine--tRNA ligase subunit beta, whose amino-acid sequence is MNKVIFELGVEDLPPTEFDSIRTQLEEGLKNSFEMNGITFLSLRIFITPRRFGAYIVGLPDKQPDKKDERKGPPKNICFDKNEKPTKALEGFAKSSGVKVEEVQFKWFNNCEYAYIELIRKGEPTKIILKKIISEIINKMTFKKSMKWGTGKYSFVRPVHWLMAIYNNEIIDLELFGKMASKKSYGHRFFGEEILVHTPETFFDNLKRNYVIPSYEERIELIEREIKELQEKNDIEVSIEEHKDLVEEIAKMVEFPQGIVGTFEGKYLSLPQEIVVATVKHHQRSFVAMKDGIITNKYIAFQDGLDREKNVINGYSRVINARLDDAAFYYEDDLKVDIESRLEQLKDIMYQEGLGSYKEKCERISKLSIKIAEKLGIKDLELVKRAGILCKIDIPSKVVYEFPELQGVMGRIYLKHKGEEEDIYLTAQEHYKPLSENDEISTNLIANIVSLADKIDDIVGYFGIGKVPSGSKDPFALRRKVFGILRILLSFEWDLDLEYLFRLSQEIYNESGKNNISISLEDNKLRDFIANRLETILEKENIIKESTNSVLINSFKPLRAYLAAKSLDKYFKKEEFQNFIIAFQRVNNISKNHNSDKYYGRLFVEDAEKSLFQRYLEVKTQFEYHLKKLDYDGAIDALISLKEDIDRYFDNVFVMSEDESIRNNRLSFLKVLSKLFYEIGDIEKLYKG
- a CDS encoding glycine--tRNA ligase subunit alpha, whose product is MYIQEVIINLEKFWSDFGCVIDQPYDLEMGAGTYSPATFFRSFGENEWKVAYAQPCRRPTDGRYGENPNRMQRFYQYQVVIKPSPENIQNIYINSLKSLGISPKEHDIRFVEDNWESPTLGAWGVGWEVWLDGMEITQFTYFQQMGGVPLTFIPVELTYGIERIAMYLQGVDNVYETMWNKNVKYKEIYKENERQFSIYNFEIADTEMLKNLYYTYKREFQSLITKGLYLPGYDYLAKSAHVFNLLDARNAIGVNERHQYILDIRNMAKSCAKLYIESLEEEVIDVE
- a CDS encoding DAK2 domain-containing protein, with the translated sequence MQRFLYAKDLYIALKKGTEELSKNRDEINALNVFPVPDGDTGTNMLAGMLEACKSMDEVEDKDDMKSMMEALRRGLLLGARGNSGVILSQIFRGMTEVLEKKKRINTQDFLKALQNARELAYKAVMKPVEGTMLTLIRRLSEQMEETMKDEKDFLLFFETMTKYSFEIVNETPKYLKKLRDSNVVDAGAKGFAYIIKGINDAIHGDIEIEIERLEEASPEEIAEIAYEELTFQYCTEAIVKFNKRPVQKRILEELKGFLESIGDSIVLVNQEEILKLHVHTNHPGLVFEKFLEYGELIKTKIDNMKAQHEHVIEGQKEKKSNDIQQAKVSNLNNKNNKKWGIVAISPGKGISNIFKSLGVDEIIFGGQTTNPSVKDISNAINKLSQKKAIVLPNNPNIIVAAEKAKELTDKEVLVLPTKHIQEGISAMLGFNDSMDSEELTESMTEYIRSVVPIEVTYAVRDSVVNGEKIKKGEYLLFIGKELKSHSKNIYKEVEKGLEELIKKGYQMVTIIYGEGAKKEKIDQLVKNLTQKFADIEIEIHEGGQRHYPLLISVE
- a CDS encoding Asp23/Gls24 family envelope stress response protein, with the protein product MLMETEFGTIDVKSEVIKELVYKAVIESYGAVEITGKQGFFDRISSLWSKSEDRGINILEDEESVTVELYLVLEYGLPIKKVAQNIQENVHHRVKSMLNFNNIKVNVSISGLKY
- the amrB gene encoding AmmeMemoRadiSam system protein B, with the protein product MERKPVVAGFFYPSNLQELKRVVRDFYGESFKVNGNTLIPPIGIIVPHAGYIYSGETAAKAFKKVFERGVVKRVFLLGPNHTGMGLPISIFPEGSWETPFGKVQVDGEISKYISKALNIPNDEIGHLQEHSLEVQLPFIQYVMDNNFKIIPICMMDQSNSAAKKIGQVLREIISDGDLIVASSDMNHYESHETTLKKDQKVIEKIKNMDIEGIYDTIKTYKITMCGYGPISTLLYMGFNDIEIIEHVTSGERSGDFESVVGYMSAILTSVKNIK